The following proteins are encoded in a genomic region of Nomascus leucogenys isolate Asia chromosome 17, Asia_NLE_v1, whole genome shotgun sequence:
- the PRR19 gene encoding proline-rich protein 19 has translation MDTRGPVSQPFQQPEKPGRVRRRKTRRERNKALVGSRRPLAHQDPPVTIQDPPVVPTASKLVVITQGRLSREHRGLFNHEVKSLDVARLLSSGTLVPGSRTLPAKPSPSPGRAQEPAPQSRDKENQVPGGSGPGPPSSPELPRVGQLLAELQCQLSLPQAFPRRNLIQDARDAIVRTLQACHGCVPDLALVLRGCQPPLPGAKPGVSERKMTPFWINSPDQVPEEGRQRKQQGIKEFTFPMPYTSSMPTVHRGSLAPPRGPWPPHFSSLSSPSGTAWGPPTAFDLLKSIWLVATPPPPRPWGVGLPQPLPQPSSTLLPRTSVLDCSPSSPSPLPSLSWVVAQSSPEAWSFPPMRLY, from the exons ATGGATACCCGGGGACCAGTCTCCCAGCCTTTTCAGCAGCCTGAGAAACCTGGTCGTGTCCGTCGTCGGAAGACTAGGCGGGAACGTAACAAGGCCCTGGTGGGCAGCCGCCGGCCATTAGCCCATCAGGATCCTCCTGTGACCATTCAGGATCCACCTGTGGTCCCTACTGCCTCCAAGCTCGTGGTCATAACCCAGGGCCGGCTGAGCCGGGAGCACCGGGGTCTCTTCAACCACGAGGTGAAATCCCTAGATGTTGCAAGGCTGCTTAGCAGTGGGACCCTGGTGCCAGGCAGCCGCACACTCCCTGCCAAGCCCTCCCCAAGCCCAGGCAGGGCCCAGGAACCAGCCCCACAGTCCAGGGACAAAGAGAACCAGGTGCCTGGAGGTTCGGGCCCAGGCCCACCCAGTTCCCCAGAGTTGCCTCGTGTGGGGCAGCTGCTGGCAGAGCTGCAGTGTCAGCTGAGTTTGCCACAGGCCTTCCCCCGGAGGAACCTGATTCAGGATGCCAGGGATGCCATCGTGCGCACCTTGCAGGCCTGTCATGGTTGTGTGCCTGACCTTGCCCTGGTGCTTCGGGGCTGCCAGCCACCCTTGCCAG GGGCCAAGCCTGGGGTCTCTGAGCGAAAGATGACACCTTTCTGGATTAATAGCCCTGATCAAGTCCCAGAGGAGGGGAGGCAAAGGAAGCAACAAGGGATAAAGGAGTTCACCTTCCCCATGCCCTACACCTCCAGCATGCCCACTGTGCACAGGGGGAGTCTGGCACCGCCAAGAGGTCCCTGGCCACCACacttttcctcattgtcttcGCCATCTGGAACAGCCTGGGGTCCCCCAACAGCGTTTGACTTGTTAAAAAGCATCTGGCTGGTAGCCACGCCACCCCCTCCTCGGCCCTGGGGGGTTggcctccctcagcccctgcctcagccttcatcAACCCTGTTGCCCCGAACCTCTGTCCTggactgcagccccagctccccttccccactgcccAGCCTCTCCTGGGTAGTGGCCCAGAGCAGTCCGGAAGCCTGGTCTTTTCCACCCATGAGACTGTACTGa